The Sulfurospirillum halorespirans DSM 13726 genome has a window encoding:
- a CDS encoding septum formation initiator has product MSDVLDEFDDEAEESGRSALFYLKILSLVVLVVGFGLYIGDVLFGKSSLDVLLNLQADKDTLTSKIKSLKDENAVLQKEYFELRQLDPDR; this is encoded by the coding sequence ATGAGTGATGTTTTAGACGAATTTGACGATGAAGCCGAAGAGAGCGGAAGATCTGCTCTCTTTTATCTCAAAATTTTATCGTTAGTGGTTTTGGTCGTTGGCTTTGGACTCTATATCGGAGATGTTTTATTTGGAAAAAGCTCACTGGATGTGCTTTTAAATCTCCAAGCCGACAAAGACACGTTAACTTCAAAAATCAAAAGTCTCAAAGATGAGAATGCTGTGTTACAAAAAGAGTACTTTGAATTGCGACAATTGGACCCCGATCGATAA
- the eno gene encoding phosphopyruvate hydratase, protein MIYIEDIAADEVLDSRGNPTVRAKVTLSDGTVASAIVPSGASTGKREALELRDADSRYMGKGVLKACENVNTEISDELIGLNPFNQAMIDETMKKLDGTENYGRLGANAVLGVSMAVARASAMSLGIPLYRYLGGSNAMTLPTPMFNIINGGSHANNSVDFQEYMIMPLNFENFSEALRSCVEVYHQLKKIIAGMGESTALGDEGGFAPNLKDNEEPIKVIMQAIEKAGYKPGIDIAIALDVASSELVCDGGYKLDSEKRTLSSAELVAYYENLCAKYPIVSIEDGLSEDDWDGWKLLTEKLGSKIQLVGDDLFVTNEKILGEGIAKGIGNAILIKPNQIGSVTETMRTVRLAQRNNYKCVMSHRSGESEDAFIADFAVALNTGEIKTGATARGERTAKYNRLLEIEKELELGEYIGKQLFTK, encoded by the coding sequence ATGATCTATATCGAAGATATTGCAGCAGACGAAGTACTCGATAGTCGTGGCAATCCAACGGTTCGTGCCAAAGTAACCCTTAGCGATGGAACCGTTGCCAGTGCGATTGTACCCAGTGGCGCAAGTACGGGCAAACGAGAAGCGTTAGAATTACGAGATGCGGACAGTCGCTATATGGGCAAAGGTGTGCTCAAAGCGTGTGAAAATGTGAATACTGAAATTTCAGATGAACTCATTGGTCTTAACCCGTTTAATCAAGCAATGATTGATGAAACGATGAAAAAATTGGATGGAACCGAAAACTATGGACGCTTAGGCGCAAACGCAGTTTTGGGTGTCTCTATGGCAGTTGCGCGCGCTTCTGCTATGAGTCTAGGCATTCCACTCTACCGTTACCTTGGTGGAAGCAACGCTATGACGCTTCCAACGCCTATGTTTAATATCATCAATGGCGGAAGCCATGCCAATAACAGCGTTGATTTTCAAGAATACATGATCATGCCACTTAATTTTGAGAATTTTTCTGAGGCACTCAGATCATGCGTTGAAGTCTATCATCAGTTGAAAAAAATCATCGCAGGCATGGGTGAGAGCACAGCACTTGGTGACGAGGGTGGTTTTGCGCCCAATTTGAAAGACAATGAAGAGCCGATTAAAGTGATTATGCAAGCGATTGAAAAAGCAGGTTATAAACCGGGCATTGATATTGCGATTGCTCTGGATGTTGCTAGCAGTGAGCTTGTGTGTGATGGTGGTTATAAACTTGACTCTGAAAAAAGAACACTCAGCAGTGCTGAGCTTGTAGCATACTATGAGAACCTTTGCGCGAAATATCCGATTGTTTCGATCGAAGATGGTTTGAGTGAAGATGACTGGGATGGCTGGAAACTTTTGACCGAGAAATTGGGTTCAAAAATTCAACTTGTGGGCGATGATCTTTTTGTGACCAATGAGAAAATCTTAGGCGAGGGCATTGCCAAAGGTATTGGTAATGCAATTTTGATTAAACCCAATCAAATTGGCTCTGTCACAGAAACCATGCGAACGGTTCGCCTTGCACAACGCAACAACTACAAATGTGTGATGAGTCACCGAAGTGGTGAGAGCGAAGATGCGTTTATTGCCGATTTTGCCGTAGCGTTGAATACCGGTGAGATCAAAACAGGCGCAACAGCTCGCGGTGAGCGAACGGCTAAATACAACCGTTTGCTCGAGATCGAGAAAGAGCTTGAGCTTGGCGAGTACATAGGAAAACAACTCTTTACTAAATGA
- the recA gene encoding recombinase RecA, with translation MDENKRKALDLAIKQIDKAFGKGALVRLGDKVVEPIASISTGSIGLDLALGIGGIPQGRVIEIYGPESSGKTTLSLQIIAESQSQGGVCAFVDAEHALDVKYAGNLGVDIENLLVSQPDFGEQALDIVETLARSGAVDVIVIDSVAALTPKSEIEGDMGDSHMGVQARLMSQALRKLTAVVHKMNTTVIFINQIRMKIGTMGYGSPETTTGGNALKFYASVRIDVRKIATLKQGEEQIGNRVKAKVIKNKVAPPFRQAEFDIMFGEGISKEGEMVDYGVKLDIIDKSGAWFSYNETKLGQGRENVKAFLKENTALALEIEEKIKQAIGGNAMVMTCGADEIKEDE, from the coding sequence ATCGACGAAAATAAAAGAAAAGCACTTGACCTTGCGATCAAACAGATCGACAAAGCGTTTGGAAAAGGGGCACTGGTCAGACTAGGCGATAAAGTGGTTGAACCCATTGCATCCATTAGCACGGGTTCCATTGGGCTCGATCTTGCCCTTGGAATCGGTGGTATTCCTCAAGGTCGTGTGATTGAAATTTACGGACCTGAGAGTTCGGGAAAAACGACATTGTCGCTTCAAATCATTGCGGAGTCTCAATCCCAAGGCGGTGTCTGCGCCTTTGTCGATGCCGAGCATGCCCTTGATGTCAAATACGCAGGAAATTTGGGCGTAGACATCGAAAACCTTTTGGTTTCGCAACCCGATTTTGGTGAACAAGCACTCGACATCGTTGAGACATTGGCACGCAGTGGCGCAGTAGATGTGATCGTTATTGACTCGGTCGCAGCTCTGACACCAAAGAGTGAGATTGAAGGCGATATGGGCGATTCGCACATGGGCGTTCAAGCAAGACTCATGAGTCAAGCCCTTCGTAAACTCACCGCAGTGGTACACAAAATGAATACCACCGTTATTTTTATCAACCAAATTCGTATGAAAATCGGTACGATGGGTTATGGTTCCCCTGAAACGACAACGGGTGGAAATGCCTTGAAATTTTACGCTTCCGTGCGTATTGATGTGCGTAAAATCGCGACCCTTAAACAAGGCGAAGAGCAGATTGGTAACAGAGTCAAAGCCAAAGTCATTAAAAATAAAGTGGCACCTCCGTTTCGTCAAGCGGAGTTTGATATTATGTTCGGCGAAGGTATCTCAAAAGAGGGCGAAATGGTCGATTATGGTGTCAAGCTTGACATCATCGATAAAAGTGGCGCTTGGTTTAGTTACAATGAGACAAAATTGGGGCAAGGTCGAGAGAATGTAAAAGCATTTTTAAAAGAAAACACAGCGTTAGCGTTAGAAATTGAAGAGAAAATCAAACAAGCAATCGGTGGCAATGCGATGGTTATGACATGTGGTGCCGATGAGATAAAGGAAGATGAATGA
- a CDS encoding menaquinone biosynthesis family protein — protein sequence MKTLTVAHSPDADDIFMYYAIKFGWVSTPELSFENLALDIETLNVEALKNSYDITAISFALYPKIRSEYALLRTAVSFGEGYGPKLVKKQASKLKRNFKVALSGTHTTNALLFKIAYPEARIIYKNFLEIEQAVLDGEVDAGVLIHESILNFSDELVVERELWDIWKELCKEELPLPLGGMALRRSMPISRAIVCEDALIQAVNVAHTHQGVLSKMLLERNLVRVDQATLKKYLGLYANEHSIEMSDLQYQAIDTLFEIGFKHGFYDQSIKARDYLIPKEYDALRNS from the coding sequence TTGAAAACCTTAACCGTAGCGCATTCACCCGATGCTGATGATATTTTTATGTATTATGCCATTAAATTTGGCTGGGTGAGCACCCCTGAACTTAGCTTTGAAAATCTAGCGCTTGACATAGAAACCTTGAATGTTGAAGCTCTGAAAAACAGTTATGATATTACTGCCATTAGCTTCGCACTCTACCCTAAAATTCGCAGTGAATACGCGCTCTTGCGTACTGCGGTGAGTTTTGGCGAAGGGTATGGGCCTAAGCTTGTGAAGAAACAAGCGTCCAAACTCAAACGCAATTTTAAAGTAGCCCTCAGTGGAACCCATACGACCAATGCACTTTTATTTAAAATCGCTTATCCTGAAGCGCGCATCATCTACAAAAACTTCTTAGAGATCGAGCAAGCCGTGTTGGATGGCGAAGTGGATGCGGGAGTTTTGATTCATGAGAGTATCCTCAATTTTAGCGATGAGCTCGTGGTTGAACGAGAGCTCTGGGACATCTGGAAAGAGTTGTGCAAAGAAGAGCTTCCACTTCCTTTAGGCGGCATGGCGCTTCGTCGCTCGATGCCCATTTCGCGAGCGATTGTTTGCGAAGATGCACTCATTCAAGCCGTCAATGTCGCACATACGCACCAAGGAGTTCTTTCAAAAATGCTGCTTGAGCGAAATCTGGTTCGTGTCGATCAAGCAACGCTGAAAAAATACCTAGGACTTTATGCCAATGAACACTCCATCGAAATGAGCGATCTTCAGTACCAAGCGATTGACACACTCTTTGAAATCGGCTTTAAACATGGCTTTTACGACCAATCCATCAAGGCACGCGACTATCTTATTCCCAAAGAATACGACGCACTGCGCAACAGCTAA
- the fliQ gene encoding flagellar biosynthesis protein FliQ: MEAKLIGLGVETFKIALLLSMPMLLAGLVAGLAISIFQAVTQINESTLSFVPKILITIVVAILTMPWMMNMMIEFTTRIIDMIPSFIF; the protein is encoded by the coding sequence ATGGAAGCAAAGCTTATCGGTCTTGGCGTTGAAACATTTAAAATAGCCCTTCTTCTCTCCATGCCGATGCTTCTTGCTGGGTTGGTGGCAGGTCTAGCGATTAGTATTTTTCAAGCCGTAACGCAAATCAACGAATCAACCCTGAGCTTTGTGCCCAAAATTCTTATCACCATTGTGGTTGCCATTTTGACAATGCCGTGGATGATGAACATGATGATCGAGTTTACCACTCGCATTATTGATATGATCCCTTCGTTTATCTTTTAA
- a CDS encoding UDP-N-acetylmuramate dehydrogenase yields MTKTVNFSTFSSIKIGPIVDVLLLDSLAPLPENYRLIGGANNLLVSPNPPPLAMLDKCFDFIRLEENVLHVGGATPSGKMLSFAKKHNLSGFELMQKLPGTLGGMIAMNAGLKEWEIFNNLSAIRTKQGWVEKAQIKHGYRFAKIEGVVYEATFTCKEGFDENLLAMFKQMRDNQPKEASAGSCFKNPVGNFAGKLIEEAGFKGKRVGAMMFSPVHANFLVNCGGGSYAQAIELIASVKEEVFKRFGVKLEEEIIIL; encoded by the coding sequence ATGACGAAAACCGTTAATTTCTCGACCTTCTCCAGCATCAAAATTGGCCCGATCGTCGATGTTTTACTGCTGGATTCTCTGGCACCTCTGCCCGAAAACTACCGTCTGATTGGAGGCGCGAACAACCTTCTTGTAAGCCCCAATCCACCGCCTCTTGCGATGCTGGATAAATGTTTTGACTTCATTCGTTTGGAAGAAAATGTTTTACATGTAGGCGGTGCAACACCGAGTGGAAAGATGCTCTCCTTTGCTAAAAAACACAACCTCTCAGGCTTTGAACTGATGCAAAAACTCCCCGGAACGCTTGGAGGCATGATCGCGATGAATGCAGGACTTAAAGAGTGGGAGATTTTCAACAACCTTAGTGCGATTCGAACCAAACAGGGATGGGTTGAAAAAGCACAGATAAAACACGGCTACCGCTTCGCCAAAATCGAAGGTGTCGTCTATGAAGCAACCTTTACATGTAAAGAAGGTTTTGATGAAAATCTGCTCGCGATGTTCAAACAAATGCGCGATAATCAACCCAAAGAGGCAAGTGCAGGAAGCTGTTTTAAAAACCCTGTGGGTAATTTCGCAGGCAAACTTATTGAAGAGGCTGGCTTTAAAGGCAAACGCGTAGGCGCTATGATGTTTAGCCCTGTTCACGCCAACTTTTTGGTGAATTGTGGTGGGGGAAGCTACGCGCAAGCGATAGAACTAATCGCATCAGTGAAAGAAGAGGTTTTCAAGCGCTTTGGGGTGAAACTGGAAGAAGAGATTATCATCCTTTAG
- the tsaD gene encoding tRNA (adenosine(37)-N6)-threonylcarbamoyltransferase complex transferase subunit TsaD produces MILSIESSCDDSSIAITRLKDKKLLFHKKISQDAEHAQYGGVVPELAARLHAVTLPKILEEAKSYFSQLKAIAVTNEPGLSVTLVEGVSMAKALSVALNLPLLGINHLKGHICSLFIEAETLFPLDVLLVSGGHTQLLHVTNLDEIKLLATTMDDSFGESFDKVGKMLGLPYPAGAIIERYAKKGNAKRFDFTIPLQGTSSSLLAFSYSGLKNQVRLCIEAHGNLDEQTICDICASFQRVAVAHLMQKIKKAYKERSVEHFGVVGGASANLYLRGELEAFCASKKAKLHTAKMEFCSDNAAMIGRCAVEAYHKDAFVAVADLKVRSSSKDIFY; encoded by the coding sequence ATGATTTTAAGCATTGAAAGCAGCTGCGATGATAGCTCGATTGCGATCACGCGCCTTAAAGACAAAAAACTTCTTTTTCATAAAAAAATCTCCCAAGATGCGGAACATGCTCAGTATGGTGGCGTGGTTCCTGAACTGGCTGCCCGTCTACACGCGGTGACATTGCCCAAGATACTGGAAGAGGCAAAATCCTATTTTTCACAGCTTAAAGCGATTGCGGTAACGAATGAGCCAGGGCTTTCGGTGACACTGGTTGAGGGTGTGAGTATGGCAAAAGCGCTCAGTGTGGCGCTGAATCTTCCGCTTTTGGGTATCAATCATCTCAAAGGGCATATCTGCTCTTTGTTTATTGAGGCTGAAACGCTTTTCCCTCTCGATGTTTTACTGGTTTCGGGCGGACACACACAGCTTTTACATGTAACGAATTTGGACGAGATAAAGCTCCTTGCCACAACGATGGATGATAGCTTTGGTGAAAGTTTTGACAAAGTGGGAAAAATGCTCGGACTGCCTTATCCTGCAGGCGCCATTATCGAAAGATACGCTAAAAAAGGCAATGCAAAGCGGTTTGATTTTACAATTCCGCTGCAAGGTACCTCTTCCTCACTGCTGGCGTTTAGCTATTCGGGGCTTAAAAATCAAGTGAGGCTCTGCATTGAAGCACACGGGAATCTTGATGAGCAAACCATCTGCGACATCTGCGCTTCGTTTCAACGCGTAGCGGTTGCCCATCTGATGCAAAAGATCAAAAAAGCGTACAAAGAGCGCTCTGTGGAGCATTTTGGAGTCGTAGGTGGAGCAAGCGCCAATTTGTACTTGCGAGGTGAACTCGAAGCTTTTTGCGCCTCCAAAAAAGCCAAACTGCACACGGCTAAAATGGAGTTTTGCTCCGACAATGCCGCTATGATCGGGCGTTGTGCCGTGGAAGCGTACCACAAAGACGCTTTTGTCGCCGTCGCCGATTTGAAAGTACGCAGTTCATCGAAAGATATTTTTTATTAG
- a CDS encoding M15 family metallopeptidase, which produces MIRRDFLGVMGATLIGSLAQADELKHPDIWIKNEHKAVFESVIQKLDKVEHTVGYANFNLISFDETLKIAKNFPKIGAFTPTEIAYMEEIFYTDPVIYGFYGKRTIEHLSDTIQEKDVIKIDGTGHYVYRDISQELLLRLMKDIGPTLVLTSGVRSVVKQLSLHLEKIKNENGNITMASRSLVPPGFSYHSVGDFDVGKRGWGHQNFTANFARTEEFWNLQKLSYVSTRYTIGNGDGVRFEPWHVKIV; this is translated from the coding sequence ATGATACGAAGAGACTTTTTAGGAGTGATGGGCGCAACGCTTATCGGGAGTTTAGCACAAGCCGATGAGCTGAAACATCCTGATATTTGGATTAAAAATGAACACAAAGCCGTCTTTGAATCTGTCATTCAAAAACTGGATAAGGTAGAACATACCGTTGGATATGCAAACTTCAATCTAATCTCCTTTGATGAAACCCTAAAAATCGCTAAAAATTTCCCTAAAATTGGTGCCTTCACGCCTACTGAAATTGCCTATATGGAAGAGATTTTTTACACCGACCCTGTGATCTATGGCTTTTACGGGAAGCGGACGATTGAGCATTTAAGCGATACGATCCAAGAAAAAGATGTGATCAAGATAGATGGTACAGGGCATTATGTTTACCGTGACATCTCCCAAGAGCTTTTACTTCGTTTGATGAAAGATATTGGACCGACCCTTGTGTTAACCTCAGGCGTGCGCAGTGTGGTCAAACAGCTGAGCCTCCATCTCGAAAAAATAAAAAATGAAAATGGCAACATCACTATGGCATCGCGCTCGCTCGTGCCTCCAGGATTTTCATACCACTCTGTGGGTGATTTTGATGTGGGTAAACGTGGTTGGGGACATCAAAATTTTACAGCAAATTTCGCACGTACCGAGGAGTTTTGGAATCTGCAAAAACTCTCCTATGTCTCAACACGCTACACCATTGGCAATGGCGATGGCGTCAGGTTTGAGCCGTGGCACGTGAAGATTGTGTAG
- a CDS encoding cache domain-containing protein produces the protein MLSLKKQNITKWIVFLPAFAILLTFSITLVIVITAERAEYQKSLDNTRIAYVKRSKAQAQERIDKLVEYINENEKFIMREARDEIKNIVNLSYQIINDIYTENPNLPREQILQKIKNKLRDTRFFSDLSGYYVVFGLDGTCVMHGANKELEGKNFLDEQDENGRFFIKEGIERLKAEEAFSLVYPWKNPRDTNVRTKIGYVRQFSPLNIYVASGRYEDEVRERIKKETQKLLLNTKYGEYGYIFAYDYDGYTISHGDHSLVGKNRLDVVINGHSVIKDIVEGGKRNLEGFFMTYVASYHPTAEDRSKISFIRPIPQFRWVIGTGAYLFEENNALLEQEQLLRAKMQSTIINMLAVSLIIMLLVMGIMFFISTKLRSVLSRYENHLLLSNKQIREQKLVFETLYQKSADGIWLLKEGIFVDCNEAIIRMFKASDKKELINVTLSDLSPEFQPDDQSSYEKALWMNALASQQGVHKFEWQARACDGALFWISVMMTTIRMDKGIIQHCSVRDITMRKELEEENKKQKKLLIHQVEHDTLTGLPNRNLLQDRLTQSIKKASRDNKVLGVMFVDVDKFKSVNDSLGHDAGDMLLKTIAGRMQNSVRETDTVARLSGDEFIVLLDGCKDVSDIFIAIKKLVNAFQEPFCLGNESFKITMSIGVSVYPNDGETASKLLKNADIAMYKAKSKGRNRYVFFDQEMNEETNEHLEVEKSLNKALANDEFVIFYQPQINLQTDKIVGFEALIRWNHPTRGLTAPGYFIHIAEESELIVEIGNWVIKEVMRQIKAWYDMGLDPGKTAINIAGKQLESAGLVAFMIQSLRESGCKPEWIEMEIVERFIMKDTSKSIALLKRFRELGVDISIDDFGTGHSSLAYLKQLPITKLKIDQSFVQNLEESGADRAIARTIIELGRGLGLKVLAEGVETKGQKEFIYSSGCELMQGYLFSKPIPAHDVELLLKNQAHML, from the coding sequence TTGCTGAGCTTAAAGAAACAAAATATTACCAAATGGATTGTTTTTTTGCCAGCGTTTGCCATTTTGCTGACCTTCTCGATTACGTTGGTTATTGTGATCACCGCAGAGCGCGCGGAGTACCAAAAATCCCTTGATAACACACGCATTGCTTATGTAAAACGTTCCAAAGCGCAAGCGCAAGAGCGCATTGATAAACTCGTGGAGTACATCAATGAAAATGAGAAATTTATCATGCGTGAAGCCAGAGACGAGATCAAAAATATCGTCAATCTTTCGTATCAAATTATCAATGATATTTATACCGAAAACCCTAATCTTCCCCGTGAACAGATCTTGCAAAAAATCAAAAACAAACTTCGAGATACACGCTTTTTTAGTGATTTGAGTGGGTATTATGTGGTTTTTGGGTTGGATGGAACGTGTGTCATGCACGGTGCCAATAAAGAGTTAGAGGGTAAAAATTTTCTTGATGAGCAAGATGAGAACGGTCGATTTTTTATCAAAGAGGGGATTGAGCGGCTTAAAGCAGAAGAGGCTTTCTCTTTAGTTTACCCTTGGAAAAACCCTAGAGATACAAACGTACGCACTAAAATAGGCTATGTACGACAATTTTCTCCTTTAAACATCTATGTCGCTAGTGGTCGGTATGAAGATGAAGTGCGAGAGCGCATCAAAAAAGAGACCCAAAAACTGCTGTTAAATACCAAGTATGGTGAATACGGTTACATCTTTGCGTACGATTATGATGGGTACACGATCTCCCATGGTGATCACTCTTTGGTTGGGAAAAATAGACTCGATGTCGTGATCAATGGGCATTCCGTGATCAAAGATATTGTCGAAGGGGGCAAGCGAAATCTTGAGGGCTTTTTCATGACCTATGTCGCTTCGTATCATCCCACGGCGGAGGATCGCAGCAAGATCTCTTTTATTCGCCCCATCCCCCAATTTAGGTGGGTTATTGGCACAGGTGCCTATCTTTTTGAGGAGAACAATGCTCTTTTAGAGCAAGAACAATTGCTGCGCGCTAAAATGCAATCCACCATCATCAATATGCTAGCCGTTTCCCTTATCATTATGCTTTTAGTGATGGGCATTATGTTTTTTATCTCAACGAAGCTTCGATCGGTTTTATCTCGCTACGAAAATCATCTTTTGCTGAGCAATAAACAGATTCGTGAGCAAAAATTGGTGTTTGAAACGCTGTATCAAAAGTCTGCCGATGGTATTTGGTTACTCAAAGAGGGTATTTTTGTTGATTGTAACGAAGCCATCATACGTATGTTTAAAGCCAGCGATAAAAAAGAGCTCATCAATGTAACCCTCTCCGATCTCTCTCCTGAATTTCAACCCGATGATCAAAGTTCGTATGAAAAAGCGCTCTGGATGAATGCGTTAGCGTCGCAACAAGGGGTGCATAAGTTTGAGTGGCAAGCAAGGGCATGTGATGGGGCGCTGTTTTGGATCAGTGTGATGATGACAACGATTCGCATGGATAAAGGCATCATCCAGCACTGTTCGGTACGAGATATTACGATGCGTAAAGAGCTTGAGGAAGAGAATAAAAAGCAGAAAAAACTCTTAATTCATCAAGTAGAACACGATACGCTCACGGGGCTTCCCAACCGCAATCTTCTGCAAGACAGGCTCACCCAGTCGATCAAAAAAGCGAGTCGTGATAACAAAGTGTTAGGCGTGATGTTTGTGGATGTCGATAAATTTAAAAGTGTCAATGACTCCTTGGGGCATGACGCGGGCGATATGCTTTTAAAAACGATTGCAGGACGGATGCAAAACAGTGTGCGTGAGACCGATACGGTAGCGCGTCTGAGTGGGGATGAGTTTATCGTCTTGCTCGATGGGTGTAAAGATGTGAGCGATATTTTTATTGCGATTAAAAAGCTGGTCAATGCTTTTCAAGAGCCCTTCTGTTTAGGAAATGAGAGCTTTAAAATCACGATGAGTATTGGGGTGAGTGTGTACCCCAATGATGGTGAAACGGCGAGTAAACTGCTTAAAAATGCCGATATTGCCATGTACAAAGCCAAATCCAAAGGGCGCAATCGCTACGTCTTTTTTGACCAAGAGATGAACGAAGAGACGAATGAGCATCTTGAAGTAGAAAAAAGTTTAAATAAAGCACTTGCCAATGATGAGTTTGTTATTTTTTATCAACCGCAGATTAACCTTCAGACCGATAAAATTGTGGGATTTGAAGCGTTGATACGGTGGAATCATCCGACCAGAGGCCTTACCGCACCAGGGTATTTTATTCACATTGCTGAAGAGAGCGAACTGATCGTTGAGATTGGTAATTGGGTCATCAAAGAGGTCATGCGCCAAATTAAAGCATGGTATGACATGGGCCTTGATCCTGGTAAAACGGCGATCAATATCGCAGGAAAACAGCTCGAATCTGCGGGGTTAGTCGCGTTTATGATTCAAAGTTTACGGGAGAGCGGCTGTAAGCCTGAATGGATTGAGATGGAGATTGTGGAGCGGTTTATTATGAAAGACACCTCCAAATCCATCGCCCTTTTAAAGCGTTTTCGAGAACTGGGTGTAGACATTTCCATCGACGATTTTGGAACAGGGCACTCCTCCTTGGCGTACCTGAAGCAGCTTCCGATCACAAAGCTTAAAATTGATCAAAGTTTTGTGCAAAATTTGGAAGAGAGTGGGGCAGATCGCGCGATTGCACGCACCATCATTGAACTTGGCCGTGGGCTTGGGCTTAAGGTGCTTGCAGAAGGTGTGGAGACGAAAGGGCAAAAAGAGTTTATTTACAGCAGTGGGTGTGAATTGATGCAAGGGTATCTCTTTAGCAAACCCATACCTGCGCACGATGTGGAGCTCTTATTGAAAAATCAAGCGCACATGTTATAA
- a CDS encoding SAM-dependent methyltransferase, with translation MQAFWNAKFQTKNLIYGEAPNNFIKENAELFLNLKTVMCLGEGEGRNAIFLADKGLEVEALDISDIALLKLRRRAKESYVFVKTRHTLLEYWEPDQLYDSVVCTYLHLPKENQKMLFEKSLEALAPHGYFVAELFSESQIHFESGGPKNIALLYDLNDILDIAKALPCKILKLSQEVIVLNEGDKHVGRASVVRIILQKLDHSPIVP, from the coding sequence ATGCAAGCATTTTGGAATGCCAAGTTTCAAACGAAAAATCTCATCTACGGGGAAGCGCCCAATAATTTCATCAAAGAAAATGCAGAGCTCTTTTTAAATCTCAAAACCGTGATGTGTCTGGGCGAAGGCGAAGGACGTAATGCCATCTTTCTTGCCGATAAGGGACTTGAAGTCGAGGCCCTTGATATTTCCGATATCGCCTTGCTTAAACTGCGCAGAAGGGCGAAAGAGAGTTATGTTTTTGTTAAAACGCGCCATACGCTTTTGGAGTATTGGGAGCCCGATCAACTCTATGATTCCGTGGTGTGTACCTACCTTCATCTGCCCAAAGAGAACCAAAAAATGCTGTTTGAAAAATCACTCGAAGCGCTGGCTCCACATGGCTATTTTGTTGCGGAACTGTTCAGTGAGAGTCAGATTCATTTTGAAAGTGGCGGGCCTAAAAATATCGCGCTGCTGTATGATCTCAACGATATTTTAGATATCGCAAAAGCGCTTCCGTGCAAAATTCTCAAACTCTCTCAAGAGGTCATCGTCTTAAACGAAGGCGATAAACATGTTGGACGTGCGAGTGTGGTTCGCATTATTTTGCAAAAGCTCGATCACTCTCCAATCGTTCCATAA